A region of Triplophysa rosa linkage group LG16, Trosa_1v2, whole genome shotgun sequence DNA encodes the following proteins:
- the gdf6b gene encoding growth/differentiation factor 6-B, with amino-acid sequence MRARGVSLLFLSLSFLSHFLCAHTMTPLFPSASKGNKLAKSAPADGQRRSKYSKSIASASPLFGNVKSRRTNKDSVEPHDYMISIYKTFSAAEKLGLNASFFRSSKAANTITSFVDEGQDDLLNSPLWRQKYLFDVSTLSENVELLGAELRIYTKISGTFRASETGPIEIQLLSCHSDVILDSKTLDLEDAHKPKWEVFDVWEIFKERHHHSEGSSFCLELKATLDSPEREIDLQHLGFRRHGRSQLKKAILVVFTRSKKRQSLFYEKREKIKLWGLGNLENERGPHSKSRRRRRTTLPNRHGKRHGKKTKSRCSKKPLHVNFRELGWDDWVIAPLDYEAYHCEGMCDFPLRSHLEPTNHAIIQTLMNSMNPSNMPPSCCVPSKLSPISILYIDAGNNVVYKQYEDMVVESCGCR; translated from the exons ATGCGTGCTCGTGGAgtatctttgctgtttttaaGCTTGAGCTTTCTCTCGCATTTTCTGTGCGCTCATACAATGACTCCTCTGTTTCCATCCGCATCCAAAGGCAACAAACTCGCCAAATCTGCGCCTGCCGATGGCCAGAGAAGATCAAAATATAGCAAGAGCATCGCGTCAGCCTCACCGTTGTTTGGAAACGTAAAATCACGGCGGACGAATAAAGATTCAGTTGAACCTCATGACTACATGATCTCCATCTATAAAACTTTCTCCGCGGCTGAGAAACTGGGACTTAATGCGAGTTTTTTCCGCTCGTCGAAAGCGGCCAACACTATCACGAGTTTCGTGGACGAGGGTCAAG ATGACCTTTTGAACTCTCCTCTATGGAGACAGAAATACTTGTTTGATGTATCAACCCTTTCTGAAAACGTTGAACTTCTGGGTGCTGAACTGAGAATATACACAAAGATCTCTGGAACTTTTCGAGCATCTGAAACCGGTCCAATTGAGATACAGCTTCTCTCCTGTCACTCAGATGTCATCCTTGATTCCAAAACCCTGGATCTAGAGGACGCGCATAAACCGAAATGGGAGGTTTTTGATGTATGGGAGATTTTTAAGGAACGTCATCACCACTCGGAGGGGAGCAGCTTTTGTTTAGAGCTCAAGGCAACACTGGACAGTCCTGAGAGAGAAATAGACTTGCAACATCTCGGCTTTCGCAGACACGGTCGTTCCCAGCTAAAGAAAGCCATACTGGTTGTTTTCACAAGGTCTAAAAAGAGGCAAAGCCTTTTTtatgagaagagagagaaaattaagCTGTGGGGTCTTGGAAACCTGGAAAACGAGAGAGGACCTCATTCAAAGTCCAGACGGAGAAGGCGGACCACCTTACCCAACCGGCACGGTAAGAGGCACGGTAAAAAGACCAAATCTAGGTGCAGTAAGAAACCCCTGCATGTGAACTTCAGGGAGCTGGGTTGGGACGACTGGGTCATCGCACCTTTAGATTATGAGGCGTACCACTGTGAGGGCATGTGTGACTTTCCTCTCCGATCGCACCTGGAGCCGACCAATCATGCCATTATTCAAACTCTGATGAACTCGATGAACCCCAGCAACATGCCGCCCAGTTGCTGTGTCCCTTCAAAACTCAGTCCCATCAGCATCCTGTACATAGATGCTGGAAATAACGTCGTTTATAAGCAGTATGAAGACATGGTAGTGGAGTCCTGCGGCTGCAGGTGA